In a genomic window of Quercus lobata isolate SW786 chromosome 4, ValleyOak3.0 Primary Assembly, whole genome shotgun sequence:
- the LOC115983804 gene encoding putative disease resistance protein RGA3 codes for MPREIGHLTYLETILPRVVVRMEGSRGQVKKGHCGSYKEKKAESNGGLSQLKLLHNLGGELRIENLGHGKDEVRECEDANLKDKQHLQHLELFWDWWNGESECDDEMLLEGLQPHPNLKLLVLTFYMGVRIPSWVSSLTNLVRFYLSYNERLQHLPPLNQLPFLKVVSLWGMKALEYISDEDSVSNVLGASSSSSSSSSKTPFFPSLSSLVIGYCLNLKGWWRNSDDDDDNEPHHLLLPSFPPSLEKLHITHCPNLTSMPLIPPSLKMSEIWGCPKFSPLYGYTKERVKIVPNNPTRKNNLFRI; via the exons ATGCCCCGTGAAATTGGACACCTTACGTATCTTGAGACAATACTACCAAGGGTTGTTGTGAGAATGGAAGGTTCCAGGGGCCAAGTGAAAAAAGGCCATTGTGGTTCGTATAAGGAAAAAAAGGCCGAGTCCAATGGTGGGCTAAGTCAATTGAAGTTACTACACAACTTGGGGGGAGAATTAAGAATTGAAAATCTAGGACATGGAAAAG ATGAGGTGCGGGAATGTGAAGATGCAAATTTAAAGGATAAACAACATCTTCAACATCTGGAATTATTTTGGGATTGGTGGAATGGAGAAAGCGAATGTGATGATGAAATGCTGCTAGAAGGGCTCCAGCCACATCCAAATCTTAAACTGTTGGTTTTGACTTTTTATATGGGTGTGAGAATTCCAAGTTGGGTCTCTTCTCTCACTAATCTTGTTCGTTTTTATTTATCCTATAATGAAAGATTGCAGCACCTCCCACCGTTAAATCAACTCCCTTTTCTCAAGGTTGTCTCTCTTTGGGGAATGAAAGCACTTGAATACATTTCAGATGAAGACAGTGTTAGTAACGTGTTGGgtgcttcctcttcttcttcttcttcttcttcaaaaacaCCATTCTTCCCATCCTTATCTTCTCTAGTTATTGGGTATTGCCTAAATCTGAAGGGATGGTGGAGGaattcagatgatgatgatgataatgagcCACACCATCTCTTACTTCCATCATTTCCTCCCTCTCTTGAGAAATTACATATCACCCATTGCCCTAACCTGACTTCCATGCCCCTGATTCCCCCCTCTTTGAAAATGTCAGAAATTTGGGGTTGTCCCAAATTCTCCCCTCTTTACGGCTACACGAAGGAAAGAGTGAAGATTGTCCCAAATAATCCaacaagaaaaaacaatttattcAG AATCTGA
- the LOC115983808 gene encoding putative disease resistance protein RGA4, with product MAEGALFDLAKKVLEVAGSLALQEIKLAHGVKADLENLKSTVSTIKDVLLDAEKKAGDSVAVKGWLEKFKDVLHDADDVLDDFSTEALQRKIMAGNKMTKEVRIFFSSSNQLAFSLKMGHRIKATRKRLDVITNEMMKFSFIKGSIEPQVKNRDRETYSFVPKDEVIGREDDKQEIIKFLLHTNVEDNVSIIPIVGIGGLGKTTLAQLIYNDENVKTHFEPKLWICVSDNFDVKQIVKQILESLKLKEESHEENLDNLQNHLREKLNGKKYFLVLDDVWNEDRD from the coding sequence atggCTGAAGGAGCTCTCTTCGACCTTGCCAAGAAAGTCCTTGAAGTGGCGGGTTCCTTAGCTCTCCAAGAGATCAAGTTGGCCCATGGTGTCAAAGCTGACCTTGAAAATCTAAAGAGCACAGTTTCCACAATCAAAGATGTACTTCTTGATGCTGAAAAGAAGGCTGGTGATAGTGTTGCGGTCAAAGGTTGGCTCGAAAAGTTTAAAGACGTTCTCCATGATGCAGATGACGTGCTGGATGATTTCTCCACTGAAGCTTTGCAACGCAAAATAATGGCTGGAAATAAGATGACTAAGGAGGTAcgcattttcttttcaagttcaaaCCAGCTTGCTTTTAGTCTTAAGATGGGTCATAGGATAAAGGCAACTAGGAAGAGACTAGATGTCATTACAAATGAAATGATGAAGTTCTCCTTTATAAAAGGCTCCATCGAGCCACAAGTCAAGAATAGGGATAGGGAAACTTATTCTTTTGTACCTAAAGATGAAGTAATTGGGAGAGAGGATGATAaacaagaaattataaaatttcttttgcatacCAATGTTGAAGATAATGTTTCAATTATTCCAATAGTTGGAATTGGAGGCCTAGGGAAAACTACACTAGCTCAACTCATTTACAATGATGAAAATGTTAAAACACATTTTGAGCCGAAGTTGTGGATTTGTGTATCTGATAACTTTGATGTAAAACAAATTGTTAAACAAATTTTAgaatctttaaaattaaaagaagagagCCATGAAGAAAACCTTGACAATTTACAAAACCACCTTCGAGAAAAacttaatggaaaaaaatactTCCTTGTCCTGGACGATGTCTGGAATGAGGACAGAGATTAA